In the Plodia interpunctella isolate USDA-ARS_2022_Savannah chromosome 6, ilPloInte3.2, whole genome shotgun sequence genome, one interval contains:
- the LOC128670810 gene encoding KRAB-A domain-containing protein 2-like, translated as MSSNDLDVDKEEFYRRLYASYSRKHLNTFLLTPARYLQLIEEVKKAKTKVKKTPEDYRRVKRFDIIQTPDGERLYSKVKPGQELKQIFVNTEEMYDIIRDYHLRLGHAGRSRMMVALKKKYRNVTAEIVLVYLALCTSCKEKKVKLIRTPTKKNDQTLDFNDDDPLETDSYSTRRIEMNVTDGSIIKEFDKQDISNTWSHPELYSRGQVDILNVTNDSNEEFNYMMVYREYISKFIHLKPLKAVSVQEVSDTLLDIFLVFGAPNILQSKNGISIVTKICRKISKLCPDIKVVVGDGEFSKDAFNGKSNEDILRKLNDWLSLSHSTSWQQGLKYVQYSLNSKFNEILCKTPNEMVFVKNPRKGVASLMAKSIYDDLVTENEFKEILEEHEEQGCSVPKKLKMEESLVLPTEFIKKEADSDGIDKLDPSDDDSLS; from the coding sequence ATGTCGTCAAATGACCTTGATGTGGACAAAGAAGAGTTTTACCGGCGATTATACGCTTCCTACAGTCGTAAACATTTGAACACGTTTTTATTAACTCCAGCAAGATATCTTCAGCTTATTGAAGAAGTAAAGAAAGCGAAAACTAAAGTAAAGAAGACGCCAGAAGATTATCGCCGAGTGAAACGTTTCGATATTATTCAGACACCCGATGGTGAAAGACTGTATTCAAAAGTCAAGCCTGGGCAAGAGTTGAAGCAAATTTTCGTGAACACAGAAGAAATGTACGATATTATCCGTGACTACCACCTGCGATTGGGTCACGCTGGAAGATCTCGAATGATGGTGGCGCTAAAAAAGAAGTATAGAAATGTAACCGCAGAAATTGTTTTAGTATATCTAGCATTATGTACATCATGTAAagagaaaaaagtaaaactaatACGAACGCcaactaaaaaaaatgatcAAACTTTGGATTTTAATGACGACGATCCGCTCGAGACTGATTCTTATTCCACGAGACGCATCGAGATGAATGTAACTGATGGAAGTATAATTAAAGAATTCGATAAACAAGACATTTCGAATACGTGGTCCCACCCTGAATTATATTCTAGAGGACAAGTTGATATTTTAAACGTAACAAACGATTCTAATGAAGAGTTCAATTACATGATGGTCTATAGAGAGTACATTAGCAAATTCATTCACTTAAAACCATTAAAAGCTGTTAGTGTACAGGAAGTTTCCGATACACTCTTAGATATTTTCTTAGTGTTTGGTGCACCAAACATTTTACAGTCCAAAAATGGTATTTCTATTGTTACTAAGATTTGTAGAAAGATATCAAAGTTATGTCCAGATATAAAAGTAGTGGTGGGAGATGGGGAATTTTCGAAAGACGCTTTCAATGGAAAATCGAATGAggatattttaagaaaattaaatgattgGCTTTCACTAAGCCATAGTACTTCCTGGCAGCAGGGTTTGAAATATGTTCAATATTCActtaattctaaatttaacgAAATCCTTTGCAAAACGCCAAATGAAAtggtttttgttaaaaatccgCGTAAAGGAGTAGCTTCACTGATGGCCAAATCTATATATGATGACCTGGTAACTGAAAATGAATTCAAGGAAATTTTGGAAGAACATGAAGAACAAGGGTGTTCTGTTCCTAAAAAACTGAAGATGGAAGAATCATTGGTACTTCCTACAgaatttataaagaaagaagCAGATTCAGATGGAATTGACAAATTAGACCCTTCTGATGATGATTCGCTGTCATAA